In Paenibacillus sonchi, a single genomic region encodes these proteins:
- the rplW gene encoding 50S ribosomal protein L23, with protein sequence MKDPRDIIKRPVITERTSEYMSELKYAFEVDIRANKTEIKKAVEAIFKVKVVSVNTMRVPGKLKRYGKYSGYTPEWKKAIVKLSPDSKPLEFFEAVE encoded by the coding sequence ATGAAAGATCCTCGTGATATTATCAAACGTCCGGTGATTACGGAACGCACATCCGAATACATGAGCGAATTGAAGTACGCTTTTGAAGTGGATATCCGTGCTAATAAGACCGAAATCAAAAAAGCTGTTGAGGCTATTTTTAAAGTAAAAGTAGTTAGTGTGAACACAATGCGCGTACCCGGCAAACTGAAACGTTACGGCAAATATTCCGGTTACACTCCGGAGTGGAAAAAAGCCATCGTTAAGCTTAGCCCGGACAGCAAGCCGCTTGAGTTTTTTGAAGCGGTAGAATAA
- the rplD gene encoding 50S ribosomal protein L4: protein MPKVTLFNISGSEVGEVELSETVFGIEPNVHVLHEAVLMQRASLRRGTHKVKGRSEVRGGGRKPWKQKGTGRARQGSIRSPQWKGGGVVFGPTPRSYSWKLPKKVRRLAIKSALSSKVIGNDIIVLDSLTMNAPKTKEFAAILNNLKVGSKALIVAPSYDDNVALSARNIPGVKFLAADGINVLDVLTYDKLIITKEAVQKVEEVFA from the coding sequence ATGCCAAAAGTAACACTTTTTAATATCAGCGGTAGCGAAGTTGGTGAAGTTGAACTGAGCGAAACAGTATTCGGTATTGAACCGAATGTGCATGTCCTGCACGAAGCTGTGCTTATGCAGAGAGCTTCCCTGCGCCGTGGTACACACAAAGTAAAAGGACGTTCTGAAGTTCGTGGCGGCGGACGTAAGCCTTGGAAACAAAAAGGTACAGGTCGCGCTCGTCAAGGCTCCATCCGTTCTCCACAATGGAAAGGCGGCGGCGTTGTCTTCGGACCAACACCACGCAGCTATTCCTGGAAATTGCCTAAGAAGGTTCGCCGTTTGGCCATCAAATCCGCTTTGTCCTCGAAAGTTATCGGGAATGACATTATCGTATTGGATAGCCTGACCATGAATGCTCCGAAGACGAAGGAATTCGCGGCAATCCTGAACAACCTGAAAGTGGGCAGCAAAGCTCTGATCGTAGCTCCTAGCTATGACGATAATGTAGCTCTTTCCGCTCGTAACATCCCTGGGGTGAAATTCCTGGCGGCTGACGGCATCAATGTTCTTGACGTACTGACGTACGACAAACTGATTATCACTAAAGAAGCAGTTCAGAAGGTAGAGGAGGTGTTCGCGTAA